From Calothrix sp. PCC 6303, a single genomic window includes:
- a CDS encoding type II toxin-antitoxin system PemK/MazF family toxin, translating into MTLSKGDIVLTQFPFTDLSQTKLRPAVILWVDLAKDEITLCFISSQNVNNLTSEEFAIIDSDPDFVTTGLRISSKVRVTRLATLNRLLVVRRLGQLTTKHIQKLNEIMIQAFQLS; encoded by the coding sequence ATGACCTTAAGCAAAGGTGATATTGTTTTAACTCAATTTCCCTTCACAGATTTAAGTCAAACAAAATTGCGTCCTGCGGTGATACTGTGGGTAGATTTGGCAAAAGATGAAATTACTCTTTGCTTTATCTCATCTCAGAATGTTAACAATTTAACATCGGAAGAATTCGCAATAATAGACTCCGATCCTGATTTTGTCACAACGGGGTTACGTATTTCTTCTAAAGTGAGAGTCACGAGACTTGCTACCTTAAATCGTCTTTTAGTAGTAAGACGCTTAGGTCAGCTAACAACTAAGCACATACAAAAGCTGAATGAAATTATGATTCAAGCCTTTCAATTATCGTAA
- a CDS encoding type II toxin-antitoxin system RelE/ParE family toxin: MSNLIISPSASRDLNQIADYFLEVNIEAGEKLFREFNKKCQKLAMFPNMGRSYSQIRDDLRGLPLDGYIVLYKVIDDGIEILRIVSGRQDLESLFADG, from the coding sequence ATGAGTAATTTGATTATTTCACCATCTGCAAGTAGGGATTTAAACCAGATTGCAGATTATTTTTTGGAGGTCAATATTGAAGCTGGAGAAAAACTGTTTCGAGAATTTAATAAAAAGTGCCAGAAGTTAGCCATGTTTCCGAATATGGGACGCAGTTACTCTCAGATTAGAGACGATTTGCGTGGCTTACCGCTAGATGGATATATTGTTTTGTATAAGGTTATTGATGATGGTATTGAGATTTTACGAATAGTTAGTGGTCGTCAAGATTTAGAATCTTTGTTTGCTGATGGTTAA
- a CDS encoding NACHT and WD40 repeat domain-containing protein, with the protein MPLNEIISAIAGFASPILKDKIQRNETVIKLLQQFKLEPEHPPADFSGVYAYALVEYGVGKPRQLLEIFRHEEVKQAFRKAFDHNNPSILLSEVDTFLDGYSLGDEVRSLGLDVRREVAEFATVFIEVAKRSRTPGDVLMSHQLGSLHKRIASIQEQLSRLPNLEGIRTEIARLAGENYPLLPGTTATENNCKANALAQQMRGWFETLGYRFEKYEVWQDSYFEWIVNIQIWRNRYERFLIRGIAGEAGFADVKALRQSVEQQRTDGGWLVTARRVSRVARDEMEKEENRHLGCYTFDELLAQDADFSGYLDWLEAEIKHRNIDTKYVPLACSKEEIDPVSKRQIAVSRYDEQDGWIDGYIDRWLDDPVKEHISILGEFGTGKTWFALHYAWVTLQRYRDAQKRGTELPRLPLVIPLRDYAKAVSVESLFSEFFFRQYKIPLPHYDAFIQLNRMGKLLLIFDGFDEMAAKVDKQEMINNFWELAKVVVPGAKVILTCRTEHFPEAQEGRALLNAELQASTKDLTGETPQFEVLELEKFKDEQIQQVLSFQAAPATVEMVMGNPQLLDLARRPVMTELILEALPDIEAGKPVDMSRVYLYAVRHKMERDIKSDRTFTSLADKLYFLCELSWEMLSTDQMSLNYKFFPDRIRQLFGIEEKDLDHWHYDMMGQTMLIRNADGDYTPAHRSLLEFFVAYKFAAELGVLAEDFTELARGEVVGDVGEDYTWSSYFRRNGQRLPLRSFVSESLENLRETFGRSQLTKAVMDLLLPMVDGEKKEAIIKVIEGTRGRSEDEVGYVGGNAATLAVKVDKAALERRDLSGAVIKEADFTLASLRGVNFCVANLCGCIFTTTLGMVISVAFSPNGKLLATGDVFGVVHLWETASGKELTTFIGHKNWIGQVAFSPDGKTLVSGSADNTVKIWDIGTGKCHKSLQGHIDWINSVAFSPNGQLVASGSRDQTVRLWDTQTGECVKILLSHTASIRSTAFSPDGKTLASGGDDCKVKLWSVSTGQLSKTLEDHIDIVWSVIFSSDGTTLATGSFDGTMKLWDVCASQCFKTLKGNIEIVFAVSFSPDGSTLVSGGRARDNKVELWDIRTGECVNTLRGHTSSSVSSLSFSPDGKTIASGSSDHTVKIWDTLTGECLKTLQGYTRGILSVSISPNGQTIASGSFDHTVKLWNISTGECLKSLQGHTGTVCSVTFSSDSLTLASGSHDGTVRLWDTVSGKCVKILQAHTNRIKSISFSRDGKNLASGSSDHTIKLWNISTGDCLNILQSHTDDIMSVAFSPDGQTLASGSNDHTVKLWNISTGKCYITLEGHTNEVWSVSFSPDGQIVASGSDDRTVKLWDTQTGKCISTLQGHSDALCSVTFSPSGQIVASGSYDRMIKLWDIRTGQCMKTFYAGVTRVRSVAFSVDGKILVSGNSNGTIKLWNIETGECIKILSDRPYENMNITGVKGLTDAEISTLKALGAVEDGEM; encoded by the coding sequence ATGCCTCTAAACGAAATCATTAGTGCGATCGCTGGTTTTGCTAGTCCTATTCTCAAGGACAAAATTCAACGCAATGAGACTGTAATCAAGCTATTACAGCAGTTTAAGCTCGAACCCGAACATCCACCAGCGGATTTTAGCGGGGTTTATGCCTATGCTTTGGTGGAATATGGCGTTGGTAAACCCAGGCAATTGCTGGAAATTTTCCGTCATGAAGAGGTAAAACAGGCTTTTCGTAAAGCATTTGACCATAATAACCCTTCAATTTTGCTTTCGGAAGTCGATACATTTCTCGATGGTTATAGTTTAGGTGATGAAGTCCGCAGCTTAGGGCTAGATGTGAGACGGGAAGTGGCTGAGTTTGCCACTGTTTTTATTGAGGTAGCCAAACGCAGTCGCACTCCTGGTGATGTCTTGATGAGCCATCAACTTGGTTCATTACATAAACGCATTGCTAGTATTCAGGAACAACTGAGCAGATTGCCAAATTTAGAAGGAATTCGTACCGAAATTGCTCGGCTAGCAGGAGAAAATTATCCCTTATTGCCAGGGACTACTGCTACCGAGAATAATTGTAAGGCTAACGCATTAGCCCAACAAATGCGTGGTTGGTTTGAAACCTTGGGCTATCGGTTTGAAAAGTATGAAGTATGGCAAGATAGCTATTTTGAGTGGATTGTAAATATCCAAATCTGGCGCAACCGCTATGAGCGTTTTCTAATACGTGGGATTGCTGGGGAAGCAGGATTCGCTGATGTCAAGGCTTTACGTCAATCAGTAGAACAACAACGAACTGATGGTGGTTGGTTAGTAACAGCCCGTCGTGTTTCCAGAGTCGCACGGGATGAGATGGAAAAGGAGGAAAATCGCCACCTGGGTTGTTACACTTTCGATGAACTTTTGGCGCAGGATGCCGACTTTAGCGGCTATCTCGATTGGTTGGAAGCGGAGATAAAACACCGCAATATTGATACCAAGTATGTGCCTCTTGCTTGTAGCAAAGAAGAAATTGACCCCGTTAGCAAACGCCAAATTGCCGTCAGTCGTTACGATGAGCAGGATGGCTGGATTGATGGATATATTGATCGCTGGCTCGATGACCCGGTGAAGGAGCATATTTCTATACTCGGTGAATTCGGTACGGGGAAAACTTGGTTTGCTTTGCATTACGCTTGGGTAACATTGCAGCGATACCGCGATGCCCAAAAACGGGGTACGGAATTGCCTCGCTTACCTTTGGTGATTCCCCTGCGGGACTATGCCAAAGCGGTAAGCGTGGAATCCCTATTTTCCGAATTTTTCTTTCGCCAGTATAAAATTCCCCTGCCCCATTACGACGCTTTTATCCAACTCAACCGCATGGGTAAATTGCTGCTAATTTTCGATGGTTTCGATGAAATGGCGGCAAAAGTTGATAAACAGGAGATGATAAACAACTTTTGGGAATTGGCGAAAGTTGTGGTTCCTGGAGCCAAGGTGATTCTCACTTGTCGTACCGAACATTTCCCCGAAGCACAGGAAGGACGGGCTTTATTAAACGCAGAGTTGCAAGCATCCACCAAGGATTTGACGGGGGAAACACCGCAGTTTGAGGTGTTGGAACTGGAGAAATTTAAAGACGAGCAAATTCAGCAGGTGTTATCGTTCCAAGCTGCACCAGCAACCGTGGAAATGGTGATGGGGAACCCGCAATTATTGGATTTAGCCCGTCGTCCGGTGATGACGGAGTTAATTTTGGAAGCGTTACCAGATATCGAAGCGGGGAAACCCGTGGATATGTCGCGGGTGTATTTGTATGCAGTGCGGCATAAAATGGAGCGGGATATAAAGAGCGATCGCACTTTTACATCTTTGGCTGATAAGTTGTATTTCCTGTGCGAGTTGTCTTGGGAGATGCTTTCAACTGATCAGATGAGCTTGAATTATAAGTTTTTCCCCGATCGCATTCGGCAGTTATTTGGCATTGAAGAAAAAGACCTCGACCACTGGCATTATGACATGATGGGGCAAACAATGCTGATTCGTAATGCTGATGGGGATTACACTCCAGCACATCGGTCATTGTTAGAGTTTTTTGTCGCGTATAAATTTGCGGCTGAGTTGGGTGTGTTAGCTGAGGATTTTACTGAGTTGGCACGGGGGGAAGTTGTTGGTGATGTGGGAGAGGATTATACTTGGTCGTCCTATTTTCGGCGAAATGGGCAAAGGTTGCCGTTGCGGAGTTTTGTTAGCGAATCGTTGGAGAATTTAAGGGAGACTTTTGGGCGATCGCAATTAACAAAAGCTGTGATGGATTTGCTGTTGCCGATGGTTGATGGGGAGAAGAAAGAAGCGATTATTAAGGTTATTGAGGGAACGAGGGGAAGGAGTGAGGATGAGGTTGGTTATGTTGGGGGGAATGCCGCGACTTTGGCTGTGAAGGTTGATAAAGCTGCGTTAGAAAGAAGAGATTTATCGGGTGCAGTGATTAAGGAAGCGGATTTTACTCTAGCAAGTTTGCGAGGGGTGAATTTTTGTGTGGCAAATTTATGTGGCTGTATTTTTACAACAACCTTGGGAATGGTTATTTCGGTTGCATTTAGCCCAAATGGAAAACTTTTAGCTACAGGTGATGTTTTTGGTGTGGTTCACTTGTGGGAAACTGCTAGTGGAAAAGAACTTACAACCTTTATAGGACATAAGAATTGGATAGGACAAGTAGCTTTTAGTCCCGATGGTAAGACTCTTGTCAGTGGAAGTGCTGATAACACAGTAAAAATTTGGGATATAGGTACTGGTAAATGTCATAAAAGCTTGCAAGGGCATATCGATTGGATAAATTCAGTGGCATTTAGCCCCAACGGACAGTTAGTTGCCAGTGGGAGTAGAGACCAAACAGTGAGGCTCTGGGATACTCAAACTGGTGAATGTGTCAAAATTTTACTGAGTCATACTGCTAGTATCAGGTCAACAGCTTTTAGTCCAGATGGAAAAACTCTCGCTAGTGGCGGTGATGACTGTAAAGTCAAACTTTGGTCGGTTAGTACAGGTCAATTAAGCAAAACCTTAGAAGACCACATTGATATTGTATGGTCAGTCATTTTCAGTTCTGATGGTACAACCCTAGCTACTGGGAGTTTTGACGGTACGATGAAGCTTTGGGATGTTTGTGCAAGTCAATGCTTCAAAACCCTAAAAGGAAATATTGAAATTGTATTTGCAGTGAGTTTTAGTCCTGATGGTAGTACCCTTGTTAGTGGGGGTAGAGCTAGAGATAATAAGGTGGAACTTTGGGATATCCGTACTGGTGAATGTGTGAATACTTTGCGGGGGCATACTAGCAGTAGTGTATCCTCTCTTAGTTTCAGCCCTGATGGTAAAACCATTGCCAGTGGAAGTAGCGACCATACTGTGAAAATCTGGGATACTCTTACTGGTGAATGTTTGAAAACTTTGCAAGGATATACTCGTGGTATATTGTCCGTTTCTATCAGTCCTAACGGTCAAACCATTGCCAGTGGAAGTTTTGACCACACAGTAAAGCTCTGGAATATATCTACAGGTGAATGTTTAAAAAGTTTACAAGGGCACACTGGTACAGTATGCTCAGTTACTTTTAGTTCAGATAGTCTGACTCTTGCTAGTGGAAGTCATGACGGTACAGTGAGATTATGGGATACTGTCAGTGGTAAATGTGTAAAAATATTACAGGCACACACTAATCGCATCAAGTCAATTTCTTTTAGCCGCGATGGAAAAAACCTTGCTAGTGGGAGTAGTGACCACACGATAAAGCTCTGGAATATATCTACAGGTGACTGTTTAAATATTTTGCAATCTCACACTGATGATATAATGTCAGTTGCTTTTAGTCCTGATGGACAAACCCTTGCCAGTGGAAGTAATGACCACACGGTGAAGCTTTGGAATATATCTACAGGTAAATGTTATATCACTTTAGAGGGACATACAAATGAGGTATGGTCAGTTAGTTTCAGTCCAGATGGTCAAATTGTTGCCAGTGGAAGTGATGACAGAACAGTAAAGCTTTGGGATACCCAAACAGGTAAATGTATAAGTACTTTGCAAGGACACAGCGATGCATTATGTTCAGTCACTTTCAGCCCTAGTGGTCAAATTGTTGCCAGTGGAAGTTATGACAGAATGATCAAGTTATGGGATATTCGTACTGGTCAGTGTATGAAGACCTTTTACGCAGGTGTAACTAGAGTTCGTTCAGTTGCCTTTAGTGTTGATGGTAAAATTCTTGTTAGTGGAAACAGTAATGGCACAATTAAATTATGGAACATTGAAACAGGAGAGTGCATCAAAATTTTAAGCGATCGCCCTTATGAAAATATGAATATCACAGGTGTCAAAGGTTTAACCGATGCTGAAATTTCCACCCTCAAAGCATTAGGTGCTGTGGAAGATGGGGAAATGTAA
- a CDS encoding radical SAM-modified peptide, FtsH ternary system-associated: MNDKSPLDNHPKTKFVAHLPDLITEEDYLANPQQKKIRVQININNEGVDVLGDSMYAHLIESLMTQLGAEEVERMLCG; this comes from the coding sequence ATGAACGATAAATCGCCCTTAGATAATCATCCCAAAACAAAATTTGTTGCTCATCTGCCAGATTTAATTACGGAAGAAGATTATCTTGCAAACCCTCAACAAAAAAAAATCCGCGTACAAATTAATATTAATAACGAAGGTGTCGATGTATTAGGTGATAGTATGTATGCCCATCTCATTGAAAGTTTAATGACGCAACTAGGTGCAGAAGAAGTTGAAAGGATGCTATGTGGATAA
- a CDS encoding type II toxin-antitoxin system ParD family antitoxin — translation MNIQLKPEQEKIIQVQIQSGKYHSAEEIVDVAFKLFDKLQSEYAEWIEETRQKVDVAVAELDRGEGLDGETVIGEILNRFKRARQEKE, via the coding sequence ATGAATATTCAGTTAAAACCTGAACAGGAAAAAATCATTCAAGTACAAATTCAAAGTGGTAAATATCACTCGGCTGAAGAAATCGTTGATGTAGCGTTTAAATTGTTTGATAAATTGCAATCTGAATATGCTGAATGGATAGAAGAAACCCGTCAAAAAGTGGATGTTGCAGTTGCAGAACTTGACCGTGGTGAAGGGTTAGATGGGGAAACTGTGATAGGAGAAATACTAAATAGATTTAAAAGGGCGCGTCAAGAAAAAGAATGA
- a CDS encoding calcium-binding protein gives MSKIERDENREERIIMEVVVDAYDEDERAMGWYYYLAENMNFPFKAKWITRKRPEGRDVEVVEMSPGDDCSHDMFVEVRYQEGTVDDIFTARLSEIKPIDVDEETAQIIADWHYWVAMGYEF, from the coding sequence ATGTCCAAAATAGAACGAGACGAAAACCGAGAAGAACGCATCATCATGGAAGTTGTAGTCGATGCATACGACGAAGATGAACGCGCAATGGGATGGTACTACTACCTCGCTGAAAACATGAACTTCCCCTTTAAAGCCAAATGGATAACCCGCAAACGTCCCGAAGGAAGGGATGTTGAAGTTGTAGAAATGTCCCCAGGAGATGATTGTTCTCACGATATGTTTGTCGAAGTGCGATACCAAGAGGGAACCGTTGACGATATTTTTACCGCACGTCTATCGGAAATTAAACCCATTGACGTTGACGAAGAAACAGCCCAAATCATAGCCGATTGGCATTATTGGGTAGCAATGGGATACGAATTTTAG